The Candidatus Izemoplasmatales bacterium genome includes the window ATTCCTTCAGCATGTTGGAGATGATCATGCGGTCGGTGAGGGAATCGTCGACGATCAGGATCTTGTACTTCAAGCCGAACCTCCTTTCGACACCGATGCTGGGGCGAACGTCTCGACGATCGCGACGCGTTTCGGCATGCCAATCGTGCAGCTTGACCTTTCTGGAGAAAATGGGCCGGGGCGAACCTTGAACGTGATTCCACGATAGATTCCGTTCACATATCTGTCGGCTTGATTATAGATGAAGCGCGGCGAATTGACAATGCTTCTGCCAAAAATTGCGCCATAATTCGACGGAATGATCCGATTCTTCACACGACGACGGAAGAAAAGGACGGAACCGCGTGTTCCGCGGTTCCGTCGAGCGTTCGATTCACTCGAGGCGGACGGCCTCGATCTTCGACTCCGGGTACACGTATCCGTGCACCGGCGGCATCGAGTTGTACACGCGGTCGATCGCGACCGTGCCGAAGCCCTTCTCGTCGAATCCCGAGAAGGATCCCTTCACGAGCACCGTCTCCATCGTCATCGAGAAGCCGAGGAGGGCGACCCTCGTTCCTGCGGCGAGGGGCGCGAGGAGTTCTCCGTACGGTTCGTTCCGAAGCACGATCGTCGACGGCGAGGCGGCTTGCGCCTGAATCGTCGGGACGATCGTCGGATAACCGTCGGAATCGATCCAGGAGAGGAACTTGAGGGTGTCGAGCTTGGCGAGGAAGCCTTCCGCCCACGGCTTCATCGCCGGGACGAAGGGACGCGCGTAGCGCTTTTTCCTGAGCAGCACGCGGATCGCGTTTGCGATCACCCTGCCCATCGGGAGGGTTTCTCCTTCCGTGATGTTCCGGAGCCTGAAGTAGTAGACCGTGTTGATCCCGAAGTAGGCGTTGTAGCGGTAGAGCGGCTGGTCGTTGTAGAGTTCGTACTCCGGTCCCTCCTTCTTCAGGTGGTCGTAGTCCATCGTCCCCCGCCAGAACCGCTTCGCGGGGTTCATGATCAGGAAGCCCGCCTGCGGGCGCTTCAGGACGAATTCCTTCGACAGGCCCTCGACGAACTTGCCGAAGCACATGACGTCCTCGCCCCGGCCCATCAGGGTCGAGAGCACGGTCACGTGCGGTCCGCCGGTCTCGTCGATGGTGCCGACGAGGCCGATCTTCACCGATTTCGCGAATTCCGCGTTTATCGCGTCGTTCAATCTGTCAGCCATGGGTTTCCTCCCGTTTCGTCATTCCGGTCCAGCGGACCTTGTCCATTCCGACGGCGTCGCGCGCGACCGCGGTCAGCCGTTCCATCGCTTCCCGCGTCATCAGCGGGGCGTCCTTGAACGCCCAGTCGAGCCCGAGGCGGGCGTACTTGTCGCGGGCGAGGTTGTTGAAGGCGCAGAGTTCCCAGCGCTCGAAGGCGATCCCGCGTTCCTTCAGGAACCTTCCGATCGCGGCGACGTTGTCCGATTCGTCGGTCGCCCCCGGGATCACCGGGGTGCGGATCCAGAGGCGGACGCCGGCCGCCGACAGGCGGACGAGGTTCTCCTTGATCGATCCGTTCGACACGCCGCAGAAGGACTTGTGCTTCTCCTCGTCGTCGAGCTTGAGGTCGTAGAGGAAGAGGTCGGCGACCGCGACCAGGCGTTCGACGGTCTTCCACGGCGCGAAGCCGGCGGTGTCGATCGCCACCCCGATTCCCGCCGCCTTCAGTTTCGCTGCGAGCAGGGCGGCCTCTTCGGCCTGGAGGAGGACCTCGCCGCCGGAGAGGGTGACGCCGCCCTCGGACCCGAAGTAGGCGCGGTCGCGGACGAGTTCGTCGTACAGGTCTTCGACCGTGCGGTGAAGACCGAGCGGACGCATCGCGTCCGCGGGACAGTTCTCGACGCAGGTCCCGCATTCGACGCACTTTTCGGGATCGATCGCGACGCCGTCCTTCGTCAGGACCGCGGCGCCTTCGGGACATCCGTCCGCGCAGGTACCGCAGCCGATGCAGTTCTGCCGGATCCACTCCTTCGCGATCCCGGGCGGGATCGACTCGGGGTTGTGGCACCAGGTGCACCGGAGCGGACAGCCCTTGAGGAAGACGGTGGTCCGGAGCCCGGGACCGTCCTCGGTGGACATCCGCTGGACGTTCAGGATCCGCATCTCAGCACTCCCCGTGGGATTCGCGGGCGATGATCTCGTCCTGGAGTTCGCGGCCGACGGTCACGAAGTAGGCGTTGTAGCCGGTGACGCGGACGAGCAGGTGGCGGTAGTCCTCGGGGTGCTTCTGCGCCTCCTTGAGCATCGCCGGGTCGAGGATGTTCACCTGGAGCGCGGTCCCGCCGTTTTCAGCATAGCCGCGCAGGAAGGACTTGAACTTGGCGAGGTGGTCGGGATTGTCGAGGAGCGTGGAGTTGAAGGAGATCGTGTGCGAGGCGCCGTTCGGGAGCACGTTCACGTACCCCTCGAAGTCGCCGCCGTCGGGATCCTTCCCGCCGAGGGCGGTGCCGACCGAATTGGCGTTCGCCGTGGGTCCGAACTTGTCGCGGCCGTTCACGGGGCAGATCGCGTTACTGAAGAACTCGCCCTGCTTCCGCCCGTCCGGGGACGCGGGAAGGAGGGAGCCGGCGGACGCCCAGTAGTTCCACGAGAGCATCCCGGGACGGAAGCGCCGCTTCGTCGACCGGGTCGCATGCTTCCAGCACTCGGAGGCGAAGAAGTCCATGTAGTCCTGCGCGAGCGCGTCGGCCTCGGGATCGTCGCGGCCGTACTTCGGGGCCTTGTGGATCGCCCTCGCGCGCAGGACCTCGTAGCCTTCCCAATTGGCGACGAGGGCGTCGCGGAGTTCCTCGAGGGTACAGGCCTTCGTATCGTAGACGAGATGCCTGACCGCCAGGAGCGAGTCGACGGTCGAGGCGAAGGTGACGCCCTCGACGGTCACGTAGCGGAGCTCGGCGCCGCCTTCGGTGACGTCCCTGGCGGAGGCGATCGTGCCGTTCACGAGGCAGGAGAGGTACGGGGTGTTCCCGTACTTCGCGCGGATCGACTCGGAGAGTTCGAAGGTGGCGGCGCTCCGCTTCACGAGATAGGCGGTCTGGGTCTTGACGGCTTCGTAGAAGTCGCGGAAGGTGATCAGTTCCCCGATCGGCTCGGTATGCGGCCCGTGCCGCCGGATCGGCAGGACCTTCCCCGACATGTCGTTCTTCTTGGGGGTGAGGTCCATGCCTTCGTTCAGGGCGAGTTCGACCGCCTTGTAGAGGTAGAGGTTGTCGTCGACGGTGCCGGAGCGGTCGTTGCCGACCATGGTGTTCTCGAGGCAGCCGACGGACGCGTAATCGGAAACGTTGTCCCGGTTGATCAGGGCTTCCTTCCGGTCGATCCGGGCCTCCCGGAGCAGTCCGGCGATCGACCGCTCGTCGAAGTTCAGGAGGAACGGCGCCCCCTGCGAGGAGGCGATCATCCCGACGACGCGGTCGAGGAGCCTCTCCGGGGAATTCCTGTGCAGGCGGACGTTCGGCTTCGGCTCGAGGAAAGGGGTGATGTCGTCGATCACGTCGAGGATCAGGTAGGTGAGGTCGTTGGTCGCGTCGTGGCCTTCGGAATCGCGGCCGGAAAGGTTGAAGAGCTGCCCGAAGCCGGCGGTGATGCCGTCGTTGCCGACGCGGATCTGGGCGTCGTACGCGGTGTTGCAGTGGACCCAGAAGCAGCCGAGGACGTCCTTCATCTGCGCATCCGTCATCCCCGCCTCCTTCGACTTCAGATAGTAGGGATGGAGGTAGCGGTCGATGTTTCCGAAGCTCACGCCCGGTCCCGGATAGTTCTCGTCGGTCATCACCAGCATGTGGGTGATCCAGAGCGACTGGATCGCCGACCAGAAGTCGAACGCCGGCTTCCACGGGACGACGGAAAGGTTCTCCGCCATCCGGAGGAGTTCGCCCTTCCGGACGGGGTCGGATTCCTTGTCGGCCGCCTCCAGGCAGACGCCGCGGTAGCGTTCCGCGAGTTCCCGCGGCATCTCGCTTGCGATCGCCATCGCCCGGATCTGGGCGCCCGCCTTCGACTCCTTCTCGCGTTCGGACATCGCGAGATAGCGCTCGTCGAGCTCCCTGCGGACGGATTCGAAGCCGCCCCGGAGGATCTTGGCGTAGTCGGGGATCAGGTGCCCGCAGGTCGAACCGACGTTCCCGAAGCCGTAGTAGTAATAGTCGAGGGCCTTCCTCCGCGCACCGTTTCTCCCGAACACGCGGCGGTTCCGGTCGGCGGCTTCCCGCTTCGTCAGGCAGTGCGAGGAGAGCATGTTGAAGCGGGCGCCGCAGAGGAGGTCGCCGGGAAGGAGTTCCGCCGGGGCGTGCTTCACGATCGCCTCCTTCAGGAAGGTCGCGCGCCGCTCCTTGAGGGTAAGATCCCAGTAGTGTTCCGGCAGGGGGATCGTCTTCGCCGCCTGGCGGGCGGACGAATAGAACGTCTGGTAGAACGGGATCGTCTCCGGAACGATGTAGTAGGTGAGCTCGTCGAACTGGAAATCCCACGGATTCCCGTCGGTGAAGCACAGGTACTCGTTGTTCCATGCGCGGCGCGCGCCTTCGAAATAGAAGTCGCGCAGCCGCTTCACGCGTTCGGACAGGTTCTTCGGTTCCTTCATCCGGGTCATCTCGTACCTCCGTCGGTGATTCCGTCAGGTTCATTATACTACGGATGGAACGTTTTGGAGAACGCTTTCATGACGCGGACGAAAAAAATGGGGAAGGATTCCACCCTCGCCGGGGAGTCAATCCCCGTCCAACGTGCGCGACCGGCCATCGCGGACGGGATTTGCCGCGGCTTCTCCCGCCTGCAAGTCGTTTTCATATAAAAACCCGCCGCATGCCATTGTACCCTATTCACTCATGTGATATCATACATTGAACGGTCGACCCGTCAGGAGGCATGGTTTGGCATACGATCCCAACGCGGACGACAAGGTCCGTGACGAAGACTTCCTTCCATTCGGCGCTCAGCCGATCCGCCCCGCGGCATCTCCATCGCGTTCCGGCTCCGTCCCGAGAAGCGTGACCGCGATCACCCCCGCACCGCCCGATCCCGAACTGGGCGCGCGCAACCGTCGCGTCCGCGAGAACGTTTCCCGCTTCGGCGGCTCCCTGTTCGCCTTCGTCGTGGCGGTCCTGATCACCGCATCCAGCGTCATTTCCGTCGTGGTCTCCGACATGTCGCTCGACGCCTCGACGTCCCAGCACTTCGCTCGATTCCTCGAAGTCGTCGAATATGTCTTCGGGATCGGCATCGCCTTCCTGACGATCGTCGCGATCTGGATGATCGTGTTGTCCTCGCGTTTCTCCGCCGCGGGCGGCCGCGGCCTCGGTTTCCGGATGATGCGGACGGTCGCCGTCCTGATCGCCGTCCGGCTTGTTCTTACCGGCATCGCCCTGATCCCCGTCGCCTTCGTCTCGCTGTTCGGCAGTTTCTTCGGCGCGGTGTTCGTCCTCGCCGTCCTCACCTTCGTATTCTGGTTCGCGATCCGCTTCATGAAGGCGCTCTTCGCCTTCCTCGACAAGCTGATTGCGATCACTTCGGACCGCGGTTCCGGGTATCATCCCGACCCCGGATCGCTCACGACGGGCCTGTTCGTAGTCGGCGGCCTGATGCTCTTCGTGGCGGTGCTTCTGCCGCTGCTCGGCGACTTCGACGGGATCACGTCCGATTTCGCCCTGCGACTCAAGACGAGCGCTTCGACCGCGCTGATCGGGATGACCTGGATCCTTGGCGGAGCGCTCCTGAAGAAATACATCAACGCCGTCTCGTCCGCTCCGGTCGAATGACCCGCCCTTCATCGAAAACGCCCCCGCGATCCCGCGGGGGCGTTTTTCGTCGATGGATGCGTCCGCTACCGCGCCAGTTTCCGATTGAGCGCCTCCGTCGCCGCGATCTGCAGGACCGCGAACAGGAAGAGCGCGTACGGAAGAAGGT containing:
- a CDS encoding glycyl-radical enzyme activating protein; translated protein: MRILNVQRMSTEDGPGLRTTVFLKGCPLRCTWCHNPESIPPGIAKEWIRQNCIGCGTCADGCPEGAAVLTKDGVAIDPEKCVECGTCVENCPADAMRPLGLHRTVEDLYDELVRDRAYFGSEGGVTLSGGEVLLQAEEAALLAAKLKAAGIGVAIDTAGFAPWKTVERLVAVADLFLYDLKLDDEEKHKSFCGVSNGSIKENLVRLSAAGVRLWIRTPVIPGATDESDNVAAIGRFLKERGIAFERWELCAFNNLARDKYARLGLDWAFKDAPLMTREAMERLTAVARDAVGMDKVRWTGMTKREETHG
- a CDS encoding pyruvate formate lyase family protein, whose amino-acid sequence is MTRMKEPKNLSERVKRLRDFYFEGARRAWNNEYLCFTDGNPWDFQFDELTYYIVPETIPFYQTFYSSARQAAKTIPLPEHYWDLTLKERRATFLKEAIVKHAPAELLPGDLLCGARFNMLSSHCLTKREAADRNRRVFGRNGARRKALDYYYYGFGNVGSTCGHLIPDYAKILRGGFESVRRELDERYLAMSEREKESKAGAQIRAMAIASEMPRELAERYRGVCLEAADKESDPVRKGELLRMAENLSVVPWKPAFDFWSAIQSLWITHMLVMTDENYPGPGVSFGNIDRYLHPYYLKSKEAGMTDAQMKDVLGCFWVHCNTAYDAQIRVGNDGITAGFGQLFNLSGRDSEGHDATNDLTYLILDVIDDITPFLEPKPNVRLHRNSPERLLDRVVGMIASSQGAPFLLNFDERSIAGLLREARIDRKEALINRDNVSDYASVGCLENTMVGNDRSGTVDDNLYLYKAVELALNEGMDLTPKKNDMSGKVLPIRRHGPHTEPIGELITFRDFYEAVKTQTAYLVKRSAATFELSESIRAKYGNTPYLSCLVNGTIASARDVTEGGAELRYVTVEGVTFASTVDSLLAVRHLVYDTKACTLEELRDALVANWEGYEVLRARAIHKAPKYGRDDPEADALAQDYMDFFASECWKHATRSTKRRFRPGMLSWNYWASAGSLLPASPDGRKQGEFFSNAICPVNGRDKFGPTANANSVGTALGGKDPDGGDFEGYVNVLPNGASHTISFNSTLLDNPDHLAKFKSFLRGYAENGGTALQVNILDPAMLKEAQKHPEDYRHLLVRVTGYNAYFVTVGRELQDEIIARESHGEC